The Salinispora tropica CNB-440 genome has a window encoding:
- a CDS encoding HAMP domain-containing histidine kinase has product MARPSLRLTFSLLFATVAALVAVGVGALSYGLASALIWQETDDDFDRAAEAVAELTIDAGDLTPEDLAELDDDFDVDLGDVLAGSDTLIGQILGAGGQVVDEGYPQPLPVSNTDRAVAAAEEPGHTQSSEAQLDHTRVRIVTVALGGGRGAIQVAQQLSEVDSLLTSLRTRITAVGVAISLAAGVCGWFVTNRVTRGLVRLTRVAEEVTVTGRLDLPVPAGGRDEVGRLGTAFDRMLGQLARSRDAQQRLVQEAGHELRTPLTSMRTNIALLHRFDELPLSARGPLLTDLTMESRELIKLINELVELATDTRELEAAEPVELAEIAGRVAQRFRTRSSREITTQADGTVVTGRPQALERALSNLVENATKFDSSGAPVEIVIHRGRVEVRDRGPGVPDLPEGRLFDRFYRAPEAQSMRGSGLGLAIVRDVVTAHDGTVFAHNRDGGGATIGFELPER; this is encoded by the coding sequence ATGGCTCGACCCAGTCTGCGGCTGACCTTCTCCCTGCTGTTCGCCACGGTCGCGGCGCTGGTCGCCGTCGGTGTCGGCGCGCTGAGCTATGGTCTGGCGTCCGCGTTGATCTGGCAGGAGACCGACGACGACTTCGACCGGGCGGCGGAGGCCGTGGCGGAACTGACGATCGACGCCGGTGACCTGACGCCGGAGGACCTGGCCGAGCTAGACGACGACTTCGACGTTGATCTCGGTGACGTCCTTGCTGGATCCGACACGCTCATCGGCCAAATCCTCGGGGCTGGAGGGCAGGTCGTTGACGAGGGTTATCCCCAGCCGCTTCCGGTGTCGAACACGGACCGGGCGGTGGCCGCGGCCGAGGAGCCGGGGCACACCCAGAGCAGCGAAGCGCAGCTGGATCACACCCGGGTACGAATCGTCACGGTCGCGCTCGGCGGAGGGCGCGGAGCTATCCAGGTGGCACAGCAGCTCAGCGAGGTGGACTCGCTACTCACAAGCCTCAGGACCAGAATCACGGCGGTTGGCGTCGCGATCTCGCTGGCAGCCGGGGTGTGTGGCTGGTTCGTGACGAATCGGGTGACCCGCGGCCTTGTTCGACTGACCAGGGTGGCGGAGGAGGTAACCGTCACCGGACGGCTGGATCTTCCCGTGCCGGCGGGCGGGCGGGACGAGGTCGGCCGCCTCGGTACGGCTTTCGACAGGATGCTCGGTCAGCTCGCCCGGTCCAGGGACGCCCAGCAACGACTGGTGCAGGAGGCAGGCCATGAGCTACGCACGCCATTGACCAGCATGCGGACCAACATCGCTCTGCTGCACCGGTTCGACGAACTGCCACTGTCCGCTCGTGGTCCACTGTTGACCGACCTCACGATGGAGTCCAGGGAGTTGATCAAGTTGATCAACGAGTTGGTAGAGCTTGCGACCGACACCCGAGAACTGGAGGCAGCCGAGCCCGTTGAGCTCGCGGAGATCGCGGGAAGGGTTGCCCAGCGCTTTCGTACCCGCTCCAGCCGAGAGATCACGACACAGGCCGACGGTACCGTCGTCACCGGCCGGCCACAGGCGCTGGAACGAGCCCTTTCCAACCTTGTCGAGAACGCCACCAAGTTCGACTCCTCCGGGGCCCCGGTGGAGATCGTGATCCACCGGGGCCGGGTCGAGGTGAGAGACCGCGGTCCCGGGGTGCCAGACCTACCCGAAGGGCGGCTCTTCGACCGGTTTTACCGGGCTCCCGAGGCCCAGAGCATGCGAGGCTCGGGGCTGGGCCTGGCGATCGTCCGAGATGTGGTGACAGCTCACGACGGGACGGTGTTCGCACACAACCGCGACGGTGGGGGTGCCACGATCGGTTTCGAGCTGCCGGAGCGCTGA
- a CDS encoding acyltransferase family protein, giving the protein MLYTRRSTAPSTGDEGANGATSSTLPAVGRDRYLDFLRSVAIVRVVVLHTAGAPWMTLAFPSMGIMFTLGGAMMAASLDRRKGITTVIRGRMRRLLPPLWMVAAVALPLMWWEAHGLEEPFRPTWQHLFWLLPVGDPPAGESELGGSFTGVLWYLRAYLWFVLLSPLLLRIFRLSPWAVLAVAVCGVVALDLSAVGGEGVLSPMLTGSEGLLSSFVVYLACWLLGFAYHDGLLSRMRGWATMLLAAGLTAVGLWWTYRAEQEIEFGSLSLYDSLVLNTLLSLAFALVLLRFRPGAGLIDRVAPLRVLTERMNARAVTIYLWHYPLLPLALWLSEDGVFAGWPMPEVVALVCVEFSLVLVAACVFGWVEDLAARRRPSLLGGGRKRSPAHG; this is encoded by the coding sequence TTGCTCTACACCAGGAGAAGCACCGCTCCGTCAACCGGCGATGAGGGGGCAAACGGTGCCACCTCCTCGACCCTGCCCGCGGTGGGACGAGACCGCTACCTTGACTTCCTGCGGTCCGTCGCCATCGTTCGCGTGGTGGTGCTACACACCGCCGGGGCACCCTGGATGACGCTGGCCTTCCCATCCATGGGCATCATGTTCACGCTTGGTGGAGCAATGATGGCTGCGTCCCTCGACCGCCGGAAGGGAATCACGACCGTCATCCGGGGCAGAATGCGTCGGCTACTACCCCCGCTGTGGATGGTAGCGGCGGTCGCCCTGCCGTTGATGTGGTGGGAGGCACACGGGTTGGAGGAGCCGTTCCGCCCAACATGGCAGCATCTCTTCTGGCTCCTGCCGGTGGGTGACCCGCCCGCGGGCGAATCCGAGCTGGGTGGCAGTTTCACCGGCGTGCTGTGGTACCTGCGCGCGTACCTGTGGTTCGTGCTGCTCTCACCCCTGCTGCTGCGCATCTTCCGCCTGAGTCCCTGGGCGGTGCTGGCTGTGGCGGTGTGCGGGGTGGTCGCCCTCGACCTGTCAGCCGTCGGGGGTGAGGGGGTCCTGAGCCCTATGCTGACCGGCTCGGAAGGGCTGTTGAGTAGCTTCGTCGTCTACCTGGCCTGCTGGCTTCTGGGTTTCGCCTACCACGACGGTCTGCTGTCCCGCATGCGCGGCTGGGCCACCATGCTCCTGGCCGCCGGGCTGACAGCCGTAGGCCTCTGGTGGACCTACCGGGCCGAGCAAGAAATCGAATTCGGCTCTCTCAGTCTCTATGACAGCCTGGTGTTGAATACGCTGCTGTCACTCGCATTCGCCTTGGTGTTGTTGCGCTTCCGACCGGGTGCCGGGCTGATCGACCGGGTCGCCCCGCTCCGTGTGCTGACCGAACGGATGAACGCCCGGGCGGTGACCATCTATCTCTGGCACTACCCATTGCTGCCTCTGGCGCTGTGGCTGAGTGAGGACGGCGTGTTCGCGGGATGGCCCATGCCGGAGGTGGTGGCCCTGGTCTGCGTGGAGTTCTCGCTGGTCCTGGTCGCGGCGTGCGTGTTCGGTTGGGTCGAGGACCTCGCTGCCCGCAGACGTCCTTCGCTGCTGGGTGGGGGCAGGAAGCGGTCCCCGGCGCATGGGTGA
- a CDS encoding ATP-binding protein: protein MSVGNGRTAGAVRADGGATPRVQRPPAEVRYADELARLRAEDTAERPPGWALSLRAARRFILGDEQAGIRRKFVGDPSLIDRALVTLATSRGLMLVGEPGTAKSLLSELLAAAVSGDSTVTIQGGAATTEDQIKYSWNYALLVAEGPSRRSLVPAPLLRGMAEGKVVRFEEITRCPLEVQDCLLSPLSDRVLALPELTDDDAMVFAQEGFNIIATANTRDRGVNEMSSALKRRFNFETVFPIADFDTELTLVVAEAGELLRRSGVTVEPRRDVLEVLVTAFRELRIGQTSHGDAMERLSAVMSTAEAVSVAHAVGLRGWFLRGEPGTAADLVSCLAGTAAKDNPDDLARLRRYLEQQASRRSGGQWKELHTARHQLPG, encoded by the coding sequence ATGAGCGTGGGTAACGGGCGAACGGCCGGCGCGGTGCGCGCCGACGGCGGGGCGACGCCCCGGGTGCAGCGGCCGCCGGCCGAGGTGCGCTACGCCGACGAGTTGGCGCGGCTGCGCGCCGAGGACACCGCGGAGCGGCCGCCCGGCTGGGCGCTGAGCCTGCGGGCGGCACGGCGGTTCATTCTCGGTGACGAGCAGGCCGGTATCCGTCGCAAGTTCGTCGGCGACCCGTCGCTTATCGACCGCGCCCTGGTCACCCTCGCCACCAGTCGCGGCCTCATGCTCGTCGGCGAGCCGGGCACTGCCAAGTCGCTGCTGTCGGAGCTGCTGGCCGCCGCGGTCAGCGGTGATTCCACAGTGACCATCCAGGGTGGCGCGGCGACAACCGAGGACCAGATCAAGTACTCGTGGAACTATGCCCTCCTTGTCGCCGAGGGTCCGTCCCGGCGGTCCCTGGTGCCGGCGCCGCTGTTGCGAGGCATGGCAGAGGGCAAGGTGGTCCGGTTCGAAGAGATCACTCGCTGTCCCCTGGAGGTGCAGGACTGCCTGCTGTCGCCGCTGTCCGACCGGGTGCTCGCGCTGCCGGAGCTGACCGACGACGACGCGATGGTCTTCGCTCAGGAAGGTTTCAACATCATCGCCACGGCTAATACCCGCGACCGCGGTGTCAACGAGATGAGCTCTGCGCTCAAGCGGCGGTTCAACTTCGAGACGGTCTTCCCGATCGCCGACTTCGACACCGAACTGACGCTGGTCGTCGCCGAGGCGGGCGAGCTGCTACGTCGCTCCGGGGTGACCGTCGAACCACGGCGCGACGTGCTCGAGGTGCTGGTTACCGCCTTCCGCGAGCTGCGCATCGGCCAGACGTCCCACGGCGACGCGATGGAGCGCCTGTCGGCTGTGATGAGCACCGCTGAGGCGGTGTCGGTCGCCCACGCCGTCGGGCTACGCGGCTGGTTCCTGCGTGGTGAACCGGGCACGGCCGCCGATCTCGTATCGTGCCTCGCCGGCACGGCCGCCAAGGACAACCCGGACGACCTGGCCCGGCTGCGGCGCTACCTCGAGCAGCAGGCCAGTCGGCGCTCCGGCGGGCAGTGGAAGGAACTGCACACTGCCCGGCACCAGCTGCCCGGCTGA
- a CDS encoding DUF4132 domain-containing protein: MGSTRSLEFVGGGSAKFWEVICDGREVVVRYGRVGTTGQTTTKTLTTADAAAVYVDKLIAEKLRKGYLESRNAPRQPSAATPVVSAPTVVGANQEGELVAAGVTAAAAPAVDEDAFVVPPSWHRNLFPRRGAAGTAARKPDLAARATAVALLDKLSGHIEQTLRHTQTEPEVAAAGLQQLAGSPSPLGAAAVAAAMVNGSTWRERDEPRGLADLWLADYGLPFAVAAAVELLSLGWNHGGYHQPGGIPVRHLQPDEIRSWWAHESGLTIAGRVRAALAVAPDDRYAASVAALGPFQEGTLHQRVATVFLAPTETDWHDETVAAVSAAGNQVLATILLTVVTSPTHVAQAVNHARDRSVLRSTALLYSFVAGAGPAAAPTLASWFDNAYAEADVKRRLLAALAVVPGDEAFRLLLDRCDQKYVPAALLDAAGRFPVRGLRLLAGSGRRGVGDLLRAHVLANPEVAERMLPTLPDDTAGRIRAILTATVAVTEASADALPNLLVRPPWIVGRPARRPIVVDGLVCRDEPTMVWGGGEHDAWRDDRSYHRRRSNRDDSWESVAARVRDGRATWWEAVDFFVRAPDEIARPLIGDWRPQDLWDGGSWMRIVVGRFELDALPTALDAARRSPVTMAEMLLPYAAPEVAVLMVDWLGRLKSTRATVQTWLTRHTAVAARALVPPALGRPGAERRQAERALWAFAGSGHADDVRAAARGYGPEAAEAIDELLAVDPLDALPARIPKLPDWADPGLLPRIQLRDGSGALPLPAAGHVVTMLAMSRSGDPYAGVAVVKDTCEPRSLADFAWALFQNWQAAGTSSKAGWVLDALGLVGDDETVRRLAPVIRAWPGEGGHTRAVAGLDVLAAIGTDVALMHLHGIAQKVKFKGLKERANAKMREVAAGLGLESDQLADRLVPDLGLDATGSLTLDYGPRQFVVGLDERLKPYVRDADGKRRKDLPKPGVKDDPTLAPAAYQRFAGLKKDVRTLASEQIRRLEQAMVTQRRWTGAEFRQLFVGHPLVWHLVRRLVWGRYDERGELVGALRVAEDRTFADVDDDPVSLPDDAVVGVAHPVHLAETVAAWGEVFADYEILQPFAQLGRDVHTLTETELTAHRLTRFEGITVHVGKLLGLERRGWHRTSPEDAGVQGGVERELPGGGAVVIGLDPGIVVGLLDEFVDQKLAEIWVRRAQDSNWDNKRVVSFGDLDLVTASEIIRDLEEITA; this comes from the coding sequence GTGGGCAGCACCCGTAGCTTGGAATTCGTAGGCGGTGGGTCCGCGAAGTTCTGGGAGGTCATCTGCGACGGCCGTGAGGTGGTCGTCCGGTACGGCCGAGTCGGCACGACCGGCCAGACGACCACCAAGACCCTGACCACCGCGGACGCGGCCGCCGTCTACGTCGACAAGCTGATCGCGGAGAAGCTGCGTAAGGGGTACCTCGAATCGAGGAACGCGCCACGGCAACCGTCAGCCGCCACCCCGGTCGTGTCGGCGCCGACGGTCGTCGGAGCCAACCAGGAGGGTGAGCTGGTCGCGGCGGGGGTCACTGCCGCTGCGGCGCCTGCCGTTGACGAGGACGCCTTCGTCGTGCCGCCGTCGTGGCACCGTAACCTCTTTCCCCGTCGAGGTGCTGCCGGTACGGCGGCGCGCAAGCCCGACCTGGCCGCCCGGGCCACGGCGGTGGCGCTGCTCGACAAACTCTCCGGGCACATCGAGCAGACTCTCCGGCACACCCAGACCGAGCCGGAGGTGGCCGCGGCCGGCCTCCAACAGCTGGCTGGAAGCCCGTCCCCCCTGGGGGCGGCTGCGGTCGCCGCCGCCATGGTAAACGGATCCACCTGGCGTGAGCGGGACGAACCGCGAGGGCTCGCCGACCTATGGCTGGCCGACTACGGCCTTCCCTTCGCCGTGGCGGCGGCGGTCGAGCTGCTGTCGCTGGGCTGGAACCACGGCGGCTACCACCAGCCAGGAGGCATCCCGGTTCGCCACCTACAGCCGGACGAGATTCGGTCGTGGTGGGCGCACGAGTCCGGGCTGACGATCGCCGGGCGGGTCCGAGCTGCGCTCGCCGTCGCACCAGACGACCGGTATGCCGCCTCCGTGGCTGCCCTCGGCCCGTTCCAGGAAGGCACTCTGCACCAGCGGGTGGCGACGGTGTTTCTCGCGCCCACCGAGACCGACTGGCACGACGAGACCGTCGCGGCCGTCTCGGCCGCCGGCAACCAGGTTCTGGCGACGATCCTCCTGACCGTGGTGACCTCCCCAACGCATGTCGCCCAGGCTGTTAACCACGCCCGCGACCGCTCTGTCCTGCGGTCGACGGCGCTGCTGTACTCGTTCGTGGCCGGTGCCGGCCCGGCTGCGGCGCCCACGCTCGCCAGCTGGTTCGACAACGCGTACGCCGAGGCCGACGTGAAGCGCAGGCTGCTCGCGGCGTTGGCCGTGGTGCCGGGCGACGAGGCGTTCCGACTGCTGCTTGACCGGTGCGACCAGAAGTACGTGCCAGCTGCGTTGCTGGACGCCGCCGGACGGTTTCCCGTCCGTGGGCTTCGGCTGCTCGCAGGAAGCGGGCGGCGCGGTGTGGGCGACCTGCTGCGGGCGCACGTGCTCGCCAACCCCGAGGTGGCCGAGCGGATGCTACCGACGCTGCCCGACGACACGGCCGGGCGGATTCGCGCCATCCTGACGGCGACGGTCGCGGTCACCGAAGCATCTGCGGATGCCCTTCCCAATCTGCTCGTCCGTCCGCCCTGGATCGTCGGGCGGCCGGCCCGCCGACCGATCGTCGTTGACGGCCTGGTGTGCCGGGACGAGCCGACGATGGTGTGGGGTGGTGGCGAGCACGACGCGTGGCGCGACGACAGGAGCTACCACCGGCGCCGGTCCAATCGCGACGACAGCTGGGAGTCGGTGGCGGCGCGGGTGCGCGACGGCCGGGCGACCTGGTGGGAGGCGGTTGACTTCTTTGTTCGCGCGCCCGATGAGATCGCCCGCCCGCTGATCGGCGACTGGCGCCCGCAGGACCTGTGGGACGGCGGGTCGTGGATGCGCATCGTGGTGGGCCGTTTCGAACTCGACGCCCTACCCACCGCCCTCGACGCCGCCCGGCGCAGCCCGGTGACGATGGCCGAAATGCTGCTGCCGTACGCGGCCCCGGAGGTCGCGGTCTTGATGGTCGACTGGCTTGGCCGGCTCAAGTCGACCCGTGCGACGGTCCAGACCTGGTTGACCCGGCACACCGCCGTGGCCGCCCGGGCGCTGGTCCCCCCGGCGCTGGGCCGGCCCGGAGCCGAACGGCGCCAGGCCGAGCGGGCACTGTGGGCTTTCGCTGGTAGCGGACACGCCGACGACGTCCGTGCGGCCGCAAGAGGGTATGGACCAGAGGCGGCCGAGGCGATCGACGAGCTGCTGGCCGTTGACCCGCTCGACGCACTGCCCGCAAGGATCCCGAAGCTGCCGGACTGGGCTGACCCAGGCCTGCTGCCACGCATCCAGCTGCGCGACGGATCGGGTGCCCTGCCGCTGCCGGCCGCCGGCCACGTCGTCACCATGCTCGCGATGTCGCGCTCCGGTGATCCGTACGCTGGTGTCGCGGTCGTCAAGGACACCTGCGAGCCGCGCAGCCTCGCCGACTTCGCCTGGGCGCTGTTCCAGAACTGGCAGGCCGCGGGTACCTCGTCGAAGGCGGGTTGGGTCCTCGACGCGCTCGGGCTCGTCGGCGACGACGAGACCGTGCGTCGGCTCGCGCCGGTGATCCGGGCCTGGCCCGGCGAGGGCGGTCACACGCGGGCGGTCGCCGGCCTCGACGTGCTCGCCGCGATCGGCACCGACGTGGCACTGATGCATCTGCACGGCATCGCGCAGAAGGTGAAGTTCAAGGGCCTCAAGGAGCGCGCCAACGCCAAGATGCGCGAGGTCGCGGCAGGATTGGGGCTGGAGTCGGATCAGCTCGCCGACCGGCTCGTACCGGACCTGGGGCTCGACGCGACCGGCAGCCTCACCCTCGACTACGGCCCGCGGCAGTTCGTGGTGGGCCTCGACGAGCGCCTCAAACCGTACGTGCGGGACGCTGACGGCAAGCGGCGTAAGGATCTGCCGAAGCCCGGCGTCAAGGATGACCCTACCCTCGCGCCCGCTGCCTACCAGCGGTTCGCCGGGCTGAAGAAGGACGTCCGTACGCTCGCCAGCGAGCAGATCCGCCGGTTGGAGCAGGCGATGGTGACGCAGCGACGGTGGACGGGTGCCGAGTTCCGTCAGCTCTTCGTGGGACACCCACTGGTGTGGCACCTGGTACGGCGGTTGGTGTGGGGGCGGTACGACGAGCGGGGCGAGCTGGTCGGTGCCCTGCGAGTGGCCGAAGACCGGACGTTCGCCGATGTCGACGACGACCCGGTGTCGCTCCCCGACGACGCCGTGGTCGGCGTCGCCCACCCGGTGCACCTGGCCGAAACCGTGGCCGCCTGGGGCGAGGTGTTCGCCGACTACGAAATTCTGCAACCGTTCGCGCAGCTCGGCCGGGACGTACACACGCTGACCGAGACGGAGCTGACGGCGCACCGGCTGACTCGGTTCGAGGGGATCACCGTGCACGTGGGCAAGCTCCTCGGCCTGGAGCGCCGCGGGTGGCACCGGACGTCGCCGGAGGACGCCGGTGTCCAGGGCGGTGTCGAGCGCGAACTGCCGGGCGGCGGCGCCGTCGTTATCGGTCTCGACCCGGGCATCGTCGTCGGCCTGCTCGACGAGTTCGTTGACCAGAAGCTAGCCGAGATCTGGGTGCGGCGCGCCCAGGACAGTAACTGGGACAACAAGCGGGTGGTGTCGTTCGGCGACCTTGACCTGGTTACCGCTTCCGAGATCATCCGTGACCTAGAGGAGATCACCGCATGA
- a CDS encoding response regulator transcription factor, whose translation MWHSPMVSAPTILLAEDDPAIRRAVEQSLLLEGYHVVATGDGLEAIAAVRRDNPDLIVLDVMMPGLDGLTVCRVLRAQGDWTPILVLTARTQVSNRVTGLDAGADDYLVKPFEPEELLARLRALLRRAGPSISPDSPAGEELAAAGVRLDLAARRVWRDGAEIILSRTEFDLLELLIRNCGVVLDRTTIHDRIWGYDFGTGSKNLSVFIGYLRRKLARPGAPEIIHTVRGIGYTLRES comes from the coding sequence ATGTGGCACAGTCCGATGGTGTCCGCGCCCACCATCCTCCTCGCGGAGGACGATCCCGCCATCCGTCGCGCCGTTGAGCAGTCCCTACTGCTCGAGGGTTACCACGTCGTCGCCACGGGTGACGGCCTTGAGGCGATTGCCGCGGTCCGTCGGGACAACCCGGACCTGATCGTCCTGGACGTGATGATGCCTGGCCTTGACGGCCTCACGGTCTGCCGAGTTCTGCGGGCGCAGGGCGACTGGACCCCGATCCTCGTGCTCACCGCACGAACCCAGGTCTCCAACCGTGTTACGGGGCTCGACGCCGGCGCGGACGACTACCTCGTCAAGCCCTTCGAGCCGGAGGAGCTCCTGGCCAGGCTGCGCGCCCTGCTGCGGCGGGCGGGTCCGAGCATCAGCCCAGACAGCCCTGCCGGCGAGGAACTGGCAGCAGCCGGTGTTCGACTCGACCTGGCAGCGCGCCGAGTATGGCGGGATGGTGCGGAGATCATCCTGTCGCGGACGGAGTTCGACCTGCTTGAGCTGCTGATACGCAACTGCGGGGTGGTGCTGGACCGCACCACGATTCACGACCGCATCTGGGGCTACGACTTCGGCACTGGTTCGAAGAACCTGAGCGTGTTTATCGGCTACCTGCGGCGTAAGCTGGCTCGTCCGGGCGCGCCCGAGATCATTCACACGGTCCGGGGAATCGGGTACACGCTCCGCGAATCATGA
- a CDS encoding DUF5682 family protein yields MGATFIGVRHHSPACARLVAETISELRPAYVLVEGPVDMNGRLDELLLDHELPVAVFTSYRDSERQHASWAPFCAYSPEWIALTTGREVGAQLRFIDLPAWHPAFARRRNRYADAEQRYVDVMESLCRTFAADNVDTLWDHLFEVPPADGLAERLAVYFDLVRGESTVGPEDTEREAYMAQWVRAAVADAGDRPVVVVTGGFHRPALIQLSATTNSAPSPVGLAWPQTPGLPATAAGGSYLVPYSFRRLDAFDGYQSGMPSPDYYQRLWDTGPESAADQLVAAVVGRLRERRQAVSTADLIAARVSAEGLARVRGHRYLARVDVLDGLAAALVNEALDVPLPWSTRGTLRTGTHPAIVEMVAALSGDRVGRLHPSTPLPPLVHNAEADLEGHGLDRPGDVRLTLTDPTDLDRSRILHRLRILRIPGFTRHTGPTTGIDPILDEEWSVRADDNRLPALIEGGGYGRTLDEAAAAVLADRIAAARGDMDQLAAALFDAALCGSGQVSDRVLHDVTGAVAAAPEMGPVGRVLAVVLALWRHDHLLGTVRTGTLGAVVKAGVERVLWLAEGVYGGAAPAEPARIDALAAVRDALVHARSALGLDREAALAVAARIASNADVPPDLRGAAFGFAWSLGAQVEPVRAVRGAFAPASVGDWLAGMCALAREEVLAADGVLDLLDELLSGMGEQEFLIALPALRQAFAYFPPRERETIARHVLARRGVAGSGRTLLRLPVAPDVVAAGRDLDERVNALLTREGLMGT; encoded by the coding sequence ATGGGAGCCACCTTCATCGGCGTGCGCCACCACAGCCCGGCCTGTGCCCGGCTCGTTGCCGAGACAATCTCGGAACTACGACCGGCGTACGTGCTGGTCGAAGGACCAGTCGACATGAACGGCCGGCTCGACGAACTGCTACTCGACCACGAGCTGCCCGTCGCGGTCTTCACAAGCTATCGCGACTCGGAAAGGCAGCATGCCTCCTGGGCGCCGTTCTGCGCGTACTCCCCGGAGTGGATCGCGCTGACCACGGGCCGCGAGGTGGGTGCCCAGCTGCGCTTCATCGACCTGCCCGCCTGGCATCCCGCGTTCGCCCGACGGCGCAACCGCTACGCGGACGCTGAGCAGCGGTACGTCGACGTGATGGAGTCGCTGTGCCGCACGTTCGCGGCCGACAACGTCGACACGCTGTGGGACCACCTGTTCGAGGTCCCCCCGGCCGACGGCCTCGCCGAACGGCTCGCCGTCTACTTCGACCTGGTCCGCGGCGAGTCGACGGTCGGTCCGGAGGACACCGAGCGGGAGGCCTACATGGCCCAGTGGGTGCGGGCGGCCGTCGCCGACGCCGGGGACCGGCCGGTCGTGGTCGTCACCGGCGGGTTTCACCGGCCGGCACTTATCCAGCTCAGCGCCACCACCAACAGCGCCCCCTCCCCGGTCGGCCTCGCCTGGCCGCAGACTCCGGGACTCCCGGCCACAGCGGCCGGCGGCAGCTACCTGGTGCCGTACTCGTTCCGTCGGCTCGACGCCTTCGACGGCTACCAGTCCGGGATGCCGTCGCCGGACTACTACCAGCGGCTCTGGGACACCGGGCCCGAGTCCGCCGCGGACCAGTTGGTGGCCGCGGTGGTCGGGCGGCTGCGGGAACGGCGGCAGGCGGTGTCGACGGCGGACCTGATCGCGGCGCGAGTCTCGGCGGAAGGGCTTGCCCGGGTACGCGGCCACCGGTACCTCGCCCGGGTCGATGTCCTCGACGGACTGGCCGCCGCACTGGTCAACGAGGCGCTCGACGTGCCCCTGCCCTGGTCGACCCGGGGCACCCTGCGCACGGGCACCCATCCCGCGATAGTCGAGATGGTCGCCGCCCTCAGCGGCGACCGCGTCGGCCGGCTGCATCCGTCGACCCCACTTCCGCCGCTGGTACACAACGCCGAGGCCGATCTGGAGGGGCACGGGCTCGACCGGCCCGGGGACGTACGCCTGACGTTGACCGACCCGACCGACCTGGATCGCAGCCGGATCCTGCACCGGCTGCGAATCCTGCGGATCCCCGGCTTCACCCGGCACACCGGCCCCACCACCGGCATCGACCCGATCCTCGACGAGGAGTGGAGCGTACGCGCCGACGACAACCGCTTGCCGGCCCTCATCGAGGGCGGCGGCTACGGCCGGACGCTCGATGAGGCAGCGGCCGCAGTGCTGGCGGATCGGATCGCCGCCGCCCGAGGCGACATGGACCAGTTGGCCGCCGCCCTGTTCGACGCGGCCCTGTGCGGCAGCGGCCAGGTCTCCGACCGGGTGCTGCACGACGTCACCGGGGCCGTCGCCGCCGCACCCGAGATGGGACCCGTCGGCCGGGTACTGGCCGTCGTCCTCGCGTTGTGGCGCCACGACCACCTGCTGGGCACCGTTCGCACCGGAACGCTGGGCGCGGTCGTCAAAGCCGGTGTAGAGCGCGTCCTGTGGCTCGCCGAGGGGGTTTACGGCGGGGCGGCGCCAGCCGAGCCGGCGCGGATCGACGCGCTGGCGGCAGTCCGCGACGCCCTCGTGCACGCCCGGTCCGCGCTCGGGCTCGACCGCGAAGCGGCCCTGGCCGTGGCAGCTCGGATCGCCAGCAACGCGGACGTGCCGCCGGACCTCCGCGGGGCGGCGTTCGGCTTCGCCTGGTCGCTGGGTGCCCAGGTCGAGCCCGTTCGCGCCGTGCGTGGCGCGTTCGCCCCGGCGTCGGTCGGTGACTGGCTCGCCGGGATGTGCGCATTGGCCCGGGAGGAGGTCCTCGCGGCCGACGGCGTCCTCGACCTGCTCGACGAGTTGCTCAGCGGGATGGGTGAGCAGGAGTTCCTCATCGCCCTGCCGGCGCTGCGTCAAGCGTTCGCGTACTTCCCGCCCCGGGAACGCGAGACGATCGCCCGGCACGTGCTGGCCCGGCGCGGCGTCGCCGGGTCAGGCCGGACGCTGCTGCGGTTGCCCGTCGCACCCGACGTGGTCGCGGCCGGCCGCGACCTCGACGAGCGGGTCAACGCGCTTCTCACCAGGGAAGGACTGATGGGCACGTGA
- a CDS encoding IS630 family transposase translates to MRRILDLYDHPPPGGRVLCVDEFGPLNLQPRPGRAWRPQAHPVRLRATYHRDHGVRHMIAALDLATGRLHYRIRDRQRWREFLSFLKTLRARWPDQKLYLISDNFSPHKHPEVRAWCAANHVELVFLPTYASWLNWMEAEFTAVRYFALNGTDHRTHTEQDTAIGDYIRWRNQRAQPKTDFATNSKTHHPDYPFKAA, encoded by the coding sequence ATGCGCCGGATCCTGGACCTCTACGACCACCCGCCGCCGGGCGGGCGTGTGCTGTGCGTAGACGAGTTCGGGCCGCTGAATCTGCAACCTCGCCCCGGCCGGGCCTGGCGACCCCAGGCACACCCCGTGCGACTACGCGCTACCTACCACCGCGACCACGGCGTACGACACATGATCGCCGCCCTCGACCTGGCCACCGGAAGGCTGCACTACCGCATCCGTGACCGTCAACGCTGGCGCGAGTTCCTGTCCTTCCTGAAGACCCTACGCGCCCGCTGGCCCGACCAGAAGCTGTACCTGATCAGCGACAACTTCTCCCCACACAAACACCCCGAGGTCCGCGCCTGGTGCGCCGCTAACCACGTCGAGCTGGTGTTCCTACCGACGTACGCGTCCTGGCTGAACTGGATGGAAGCCGAGTTCACCGCCGTGCGCTACTTCGCCCTCAACGGCACCGACCACCGTACCCACACCGAGCAGGACACCGCGATCGGCGACTACATCCGCTGGCGCAACCAACGCGCCCAACCGAAGACCGATTTCGCGACCAACTCCAAGACCCACCACCCGGATTACCCGTTCAAGGCTGCATGA